One window from the genome of Echinicola vietnamensis DSM 17526 encodes:
- a CDS encoding cytidine deaminase: protein MSEKIEQKVILHLLDINELSESEIALLEKAKKAMKNAYAPYSHFGVGAALLMEDGQILAANNQENASFPVGVCAERVLLGFAHANFPELRPLKIMIVAQRFHEAGFATVSPCGLCRQTINEYEVKFGRPIEILMLTPEGKVLKAANVSQLLPFKFDDLNS, encoded by the coding sequence ATGAGTGAAAAGATTGAACAAAAGGTAATATTACATTTACTTGATATAAATGAGCTTAGTGAATCAGAGATTGCGCTGCTGGAGAAAGCAAAAAAAGCAATGAAAAATGCTTATGCTCCGTATTCTCATTTCGGGGTAGGCGCTGCGTTGTTGATGGAGGATGGACAGATTTTGGCTGCCAATAACCAGGAAAATGCCTCTTTTCCCGTTGGGGTATGTGCCGAGCGGGTGCTGCTGGGATTTGCCCATGCCAATTTTCCTGAGCTCAGGCCGCTGAAGATCATGATTGTAGCGCAGCGGTTCCATGAAGCAGGCTTTGCTACCGTTTCCCCGTGTGGCCTGTGCCGCCAGACGATCAATGAGTACGAGGTTAAATTTGGCCGGCCCATTGAGATTTTAATGCTCACCCCTGAGGGTAAGGTCCTCAAGGCAGCAAATGTCAGCCAGCTCCTACCGTTTAAATTTGATGACTTAAATAGTTAA